Proteins encoded together in one Capricornis sumatraensis isolate serow.1 chromosome 3, serow.2, whole genome shotgun sequence window:
- the KCNE4 gene encoding potassium voltage-gated channel subfamily E member 4 produces the protein MLKMEPLNSTDAGTAAPSAPLESPVSGSGHGNEYFYVLVVMSFYGIFLIGITLGYMKSKRREKKASLLLLYRDEERLWGEAMKPLAALSGLRSVQAPTMLNVLQESVAPALSCTLCSMEGDSVSSESSSPDVHLTIQEEGADDELGETSETPLNESSEGSSENIHQNS, from the coding sequence ATGCTGAAGATGGAGCCTCTGAACAGCACCGACGCTGGCACCGCAGCCCCCAGCGCCCCCCTCGAGTCCCCCGTGTCTGGCAGCGGCCACGGCAACGAATACTTCTACGTTCTGGTGGTCATGTCCTTCTACGGCATTTTCTTGATTGGGATCACGCTGGGCTACATGAAATCCAAGAGGCGGGAGAAGAAAGCCAGCCTCCTGCTGCTGTACAGGGACGAGGAGCGGCTCTGGGGGGAGGCCATGAAGCCGCTGGCCGCGCTGTCCGGCCTGAGGTCGGTGCAGGCGCCCACGATGCTGAATGTGTTGCAGGAGAGCGTGGCTCCTGCCCTATCCTGCACCCTCTGCTCCATGGAGGGTGACAGCGTGAGCTCTGAGTCCTCCTCGCCCGATGTGCATCTCACCATCCAGGAGGAGGGGGCAGACGATGAGCTGGGGGAGACTTCTGAGACCCCCCTCAATGAAAGCAGCGAAGGGTCCTCGGAGAACATCCATCAGAATTCCTAG